The following are from one region of the Rhizobium sullae genome:
- a CDS encoding mechanosensitive ion channel family protein: MSDLVNDIRAQGIWLPDWVASILIFAVVVALALFFHRVAFRLLKRLVASRDLFWRSLVSRLEGMARPAILAAALGFAATVSPLTEYQASTLRHVLLIVFIILVAWMVKTAKHIWMTVYLRRFKLDAEDNLLARKHVTQSRIIERIADTIIVVVTIAACMMTFDAVKQYGVSLLASAGAAGIVVGLALQPVLKNLFAGIQLAITQPIRIDDALLVEGEWGNVEEITSTYVVVKIWDWRRLVLPLSYFIENPFQNWTRESASLIGTVMIYLDYSVPVSAIRAKVEETLAGSKLWDRRVINVAVTDFRESVMEIRILASASNSGRTFDLRCEIREKLIDFIQREYPQALPQVRAVLEGREERGRKAAAE; encoded by the coding sequence ATGTCCGACCTTGTGAATGATATTCGCGCCCAAGGCATCTGGCTGCCCGATTGGGTGGCCAGCATTCTCATCTTTGCTGTCGTAGTGGCGCTCGCGCTTTTTTTCCATCGCGTGGCTTTCCGGCTCCTGAAACGCCTCGTCGCGTCACGCGATCTCTTCTGGCGGTCGCTGGTTTCCCGGCTTGAGGGCATGGCCCGGCCGGCAATTCTGGCTGCGGCGCTCGGCTTTGCCGCCACGGTTTCGCCGCTCACGGAATATCAGGCCTCGACGCTGCGTCACGTGCTGCTGATCGTCTTCATCATCCTGGTTGCGTGGATGGTGAAGACCGCCAAGCATATCTGGATGACGGTCTATCTTCGGCGCTTCAAGCTGGACGCCGAGGACAATCTACTCGCGCGCAAGCATGTCACACAATCGCGGATCATCGAACGGATCGCGGATACGATCATCGTCGTCGTGACGATCGCGGCCTGTATGATGACCTTCGACGCGGTCAAGCAATATGGCGTCAGCCTGCTCGCATCCGCCGGTGCTGCCGGCATCGTCGTCGGCCTGGCATTGCAGCCGGTCCTGAAAAATCTCTTCGCCGGCATCCAGCTTGCGATCACACAACCAATCCGCATCGACGACGCGCTTCTGGTCGAGGGCGAATGGGGCAATGTCGAGGAGATCACCTCGACTTACGTCGTCGTGAAAATATGGGACTGGCGCCGTCTCGTCCTGCCGCTCAGCTATTTCATCGAGAACCCTTTCCAGAACTGGACGCGCGAAAGCGCATCGCTGATCGGCACGGTCATGATCTATCTCGACTACAGCGTGCCGGTCTCCGCGATCCGCGCCAAGGTGGAGGAGACACTGGCCGGCTCCAAGCTCTGGGACCGGAGAGTGATCAACGTCGCCGTCACCGATTTCAGGGAGAGCGTCATGGAAATCCGCATCCTCGCCTCCGCCTCGAATTCCGGGCGAACCTTCGATCTGCGCTGCGAGATCCGCGAAAAGCTGATCGATTTCATCCAGCGCGAATATCCGCAAGCCTTGCCGCAGGTCAGAGCGGTGCTGGAGGGCCGGGAGGAGAGAGGGCGCAAGGCGGCAGCGGAATAG
- the mnmA gene encoding tRNA 2-thiouridine(34) synthase MnmA, with the protein MNTLDFDKKPEDTRVVVAMSGGVDSSVVAGILKRQGYDVLGITLQLYDHGAAVHRAGSCCAGQDIDDARRVCETLGIPHYVLDYEKRFRDTVINPFMESYVAGETPIPCVSCNQTVKFADLLATAKELGADALATGHYIRSRPNPASGNPGRRALYRPADADRDQSYFLFATTQEQIDYLRFPLGGLPKAETRRLAEEMGLAVAKKADSQDICFVPQGKYSDIITKLKPNSALAGEIVHLDGRVLGSHDGILHYTIGQRRGIGVATGEPLYVVFLDARSRRVIVGPKEALETHRVYLRDVNWLGDEPLLDAAAGEGFACYAKVRSTRAPAPAVLRADADGIHVDLTVGEAGVAPGQACALYSAPGDDARVYGGGFVERSEREPAAEASLKALLSRPVAA; encoded by the coding sequence GTGAACACACTGGATTTTGACAAGAAGCCGGAAGATACGCGCGTTGTCGTCGCCATGTCGGGCGGCGTCGACAGTTCCGTCGTCGCCGGTATCTTGAAGCGACAGGGCTACGATGTGCTCGGCATTACGCTGCAGCTTTACGACCACGGCGCGGCCGTTCACCGCGCCGGCTCCTGCTGCGCCGGACAGGACATCGACGATGCGCGCCGGGTCTGCGAAACGCTTGGCATTCCGCATTACGTGCTCGATTACGAGAAGCGCTTCCGCGACACGGTCATCAATCCTTTCATGGAAAGCTATGTCGCCGGTGAAACGCCGATCCCCTGCGTGTCCTGCAATCAGACCGTCAAGTTCGCCGATCTTCTGGCGACCGCCAAGGAACTGGGTGCCGACGCGCTGGCGACAGGCCATTACATCCGTTCGCGGCCGAATCCGGCATCTGGCAATCCCGGCCGCCGCGCGCTTTACCGCCCGGCCGATGCCGATCGCGACCAGAGCTATTTCCTGTTCGCGACCACCCAGGAGCAGATCGACTATCTGCGCTTCCCGCTCGGCGGGCTGCCGAAGGCCGAGACGCGCAGGCTTGCCGAAGAGATGGGTCTAGCCGTTGCCAAGAAGGCGGACAGTCAGGACATCTGCTTCGTGCCGCAGGGCAAGTATTCCGATATCATCACCAAGCTGAAGCCGAACTCGGCACTTGCCGGCGAGATCGTGCATCTCGACGGCCGCGTGCTCGGAAGCCATGACGGCATCCTGCACTACACGATCGGGCAGCGCCGCGGCATCGGCGTTGCGACGGGCGAACCGCTCTACGTCGTCTTTCTCGATGCGCGCTCGCGCCGCGTCATAGTCGGACCGAAGGAGGCGCTCGAGACGCATCGCGTCTATCTTCGTGACGTTAACTGGCTTGGCGACGAGCCGCTTTTGGACGCCGCTGCTGGCGAGGGGTTTGCCTGCTACGCCAAGGTTCGCTCCACCAGGGCACCTGCGCCCGCCGTTCTGCGTGCTGATGCAGATGGCATCCATGTCGACCTGACCGTCGGCGAGGCCGGCGTGGCACCCGGCCAGGCCTGCGCGCTCTACTCGGCGCCGGGCGACGACGCCCGCGTCTATGGCGGGGGCTTCGTCGAGCGTTCCGAGCGCGAGCCGGCGGCCGAGGCCTCGTTGAAGGCCCTGCTTTCCCGCCCTGTCGCCGCCTGA